In Mucilaginibacter auburnensis, the genomic stretch TAACTATTTCTTTAGTTATATTTGTAATAGCTATTATTGCAGCGCCAATTAAACCGTTTGTATATTTTATTTGCAGGCGTACTTATAAAAAAGCTATTTAGTTTGCCAAACGATGTGCAACTAATGTGTTTATTGTTACAACATGTAACTAACAAATAAAAAAGTATACTATAACAGCATAATTACAGAAAATATGCATTGTAATGCTTGCTATTTAAAAAAATAATGGGTTTCATTGTAAAAATGTTTAATAAAAGCAATATTTTGCACCGTGGAAAAGATAACGAGCGGTGGATTTTGTACATTAAATAATTGTTAAAGAATAGCAAAACGGTTTTTTTATTTCATTAAAATTTTAATTTTGTTATCCTCAAAAAAAAAGCACATTAAATAAATTCAAAACATAAACAAAAACTAAAATCAAAACTAAAATTTAAAGTAATGGCAAACGCACCAACAAAACCAACTACTACTGTTAAACAAGAGAGCTCAAGCAAAAGCGGTATTTTTGCAAGCCTGGCTATTCCAATTTGTATTGCTGTAGCTATTTTAATCTTCATTTTTATATTAGGTGATCCAAGCCACTACAAAGGTGGTGACGTAGACGGTGAGCCAACAGACATCTTCGGAACAGTACACTCAGGTGGTTACCTTGTACCACTGGGTATGTCATACATTTTGATGGTTATCGTTTTCTCAATTGAAAGATTTATCGTAATTGGTAAAGCTTCTGGTACCGGTAACGTTGACGCTTTTGTTAGAAGAATTCAAGGTTTCCTTAATGCAGGTAACATTGATGCTGCTTCTGCAGAGTGCGATAAACAAAAAGGTTCTGTAGCTAACGTTATTAAATCTGGTTTGAAAAAATACAAAGAAATGGAGCAAGACGCTCATTTAGACTTAGACCAGAAAACTTTATCGATCCAAAAAGACATTGAAGAAGCAACAGCTTTGGAGATGCCAATGTTAGAGCAAAACTTAACTATCATTGCTACTTTGGTTTCTATCGGTACTTTAACAGGTCTATTAGGTACGGTAATCGGTATGATCAAGGCCTTCGCCGAGTTATCTGGTTCTGCAACTAATACTGCAAAATTATCACAAGCTATTTCTGAGGCACTTGTAAATACCGCTATGGGTATTACTACCTCAACTGTATCAATTGTTATGTACAACCTGTTCACTTCAAAAATCGACGGCTTAACTTACGCTATCGACGAAACCGGTTTCAGCATTGTACAAACATTTGCTGCATCTCACAAAGCAAAATAAATTTTAGTGTTTGCCTGCCTGCCCCTGTAATACAGGGGCAGCATATAAATTAATTAAGTATAAACACTAATAGTAAAGGAAATTAAATATGCCTAGAGCAAAAGTAAAAAGAAAGAGTACGGCAATTGACATGACCGCAATGTGCGACGTGGCGTTCCTGCTGCTTACCTTCTTTATATTATCGGCCAAGCCTAAAACACAGGATCCTATTCAAACAACGGTTCCTGCTGCTACAGCTGAAATTGCATTGCCAGAAAGCGATTTTGCAATGATACTTGTTGGACAAGGCAAAGCTTTTTACAGTATTGCAGGCCCCGAGCTTAAAATGGAAACATTGAAGCTGATGGGAGAAAAATACGGTCAGACTTTTACACAGGAAGAACTGGCTGCATTTGCAAACACTGAAAGTTTTGGTGTTCCGATGAATCAGTTAAAACAATTGCTTGCTTTACCGGCTGCTGAGCGTTCAAACGTTAAACAACCTGGTATACCTGTTGATACTACAGACAATAATGAACTGTTCAACTGGGTACGTCAAACACGTATAGCTGATAAAGCAGTTGCAAACGCCGAATTGAAGGTGGCTATAAAAGGTGACAGTAAAGAAGAATACCCAACTATTGCCAAAATCATTAAAACGTTGCAAAAGCAACAGGTAAACAAATTCAGTTTAATTACATCGCTTAAATCAGCGCAAAAATAAAGAGAAATGGCAGAATTAGACACCTCCGGCGGGGGTAAAGGCGACAAGAAAGTTCGAAGTAAGAAGCAGTCAACCCGTGTGGACTTAACAGCCATGGTGGATTTGGCTTTCTTATTGATCACTTTCTTCATCCTTACCACTACCCTCCAAAAACCAAAGGCAATGGACCTGGTAATGCCGGATAAAGATGAAAAAAATAATAACCAGTTGCCGGTTCCTGAGTCTCGTACTATGACAATTTTGTTAGGTTCTAATAACAAATTAGAGTGGTATATGGGCCAGCCATCAAACCCGCTTACAGCTCCGGTTGTTGAGGGTTATGGTAAAAATGGTATCCGCAAAGCTTTGATTGATAAAGCTGCAGAAGTAAAGGCAGCGTCAGGCGGCAAAGAAATGATCGTGTTGGTAAAACCAAGCGACAAGTCAACTTATGAAAACATGGTAAGCATCATGGATGAGTTGAACGTGGTAGGTAACCAATCTCGTGCTATTGTAGATATAACTCAAGCTGAAATAGGATTACTTCAGCGCGACGGTATTTATTAATAGTAATAATATAAATAACTAAAACGTTAAAAATTAAAAATCGCCAAAATGCTGGGATCTAAATTAGACATACTAAAGCAGGAATGGATCGATGTTGTTTTTACCGGACGTAACAAAGCATACGGAGCTTACGAGCTAAGAAAGTCAAACCCGCGTAACACAAATCGCGCGCTTATTTTGGGTATTGTCTTCTTCGTATTTGTTGTGTCTTTAAAAACAATCATCAACATGATTGATGGATTCATTCCCAAGGCGGACGTGAAAGTTAAAATGACCGACGTTGTTTTAACC encodes the following:
- a CDS encoding MotA/TolQ/ExbB proton channel family protein: MANAPTKPTTTVKQESSSKSGIFASLAIPICIAVAILIFIFILGDPSHYKGGDVDGEPTDIFGTVHSGGYLVPLGMSYILMVIVFSIERFIVIGKASGTGNVDAFVRRIQGFLNAGNIDAASAECDKQKGSVANVIKSGLKKYKEMEQDAHLDLDQKTLSIQKDIEEATALEMPMLEQNLTIIATLVSIGTLTGLLGTVIGMIKAFAELSGSATNTAKLSQAISEALVNTAMGITTSTVSIVMYNLFTSKIDGLTYAIDETGFSIVQTFAASHKAK
- a CDS encoding biopolymer transporter ExbD produces the protein MPRAKVKRKSTAIDMTAMCDVAFLLLTFFILSAKPKTQDPIQTTVPAATAEIALPESDFAMILVGQGKAFYSIAGPELKMETLKLMGEKYGQTFTQEELAAFANTESFGVPMNQLKQLLALPAAERSNVKQPGIPVDTTDNNELFNWVRQTRIADKAVANAELKVAIKGDSKEEYPTIAKIIKTLQKQQVNKFSLITSLKSAQK
- a CDS encoding ExbD/TolR family protein, whose product is MAELDTSGGGKGDKKVRSKKQSTRVDLTAMVDLAFLLITFFILTTTLQKPKAMDLVMPDKDEKNNNQLPVPESRTMTILLGSNNKLEWYMGQPSNPLTAPVVEGYGKNGIRKALIDKAAEVKAASGGKEMIVLVKPSDKSTYENMVSIMDELNVVGNQSRAIVDITQAEIGLLQRDGIY